One Mixta gaviniae genomic window carries:
- a CDS encoding DUF2525 domain-containing protein, with protein sequence MTHNRISRAPSDEIARQTPTGAEGVQRLDGWSEWAYQDAERGADDKPALDEAFELDIHDCSVSERHR encoded by the coding sequence ATGACGCATAACCGTATTAGCCGCGCGCCGTCAGACGAGATTGCCCGTCAGACCCCCACTGGTGCGGAGGGCGTTCAGCGCCTTGATGGCTGGAGCGAATGGGCGTATCAGGATGCGGAACGCGGCGCGGACGACAAGCCGGCGCTGGATGAGGCGTTTGAACTTGATATTCATGACTGTTCCGTCAGCGAGCGACATCGCTAA
- a CDS encoding mannosyl-3-phosphoglycerate phosphatase-related protein, whose product MPNLQDPLMIVTDLDGSLLDHHTYSWQPAEPWLTRLREAHIPLVICTSKTSAEIIPLQQQLGFPGAPFIAENGALVQLENAQGEMVRHHAGKDYSEICHCLRRLQQQHHFRFTGFIDFTEKELADITGLPPAGAALARMREASETLVWRDSDEQLALFRQALEQESLMLVQGGRFWHVMPKGSGKGEALRWLLQNMTTSGGKRFITVGLGDGPNDAPMLDSVDYAVVIKGYSKNPVELTRQDERHVYQTMEYGPAGWCEGLDYFISQE is encoded by the coding sequence ATGCCGAATTTGCAAGATCCCTTAATGATCGTCACTGACCTCGACGGGTCGCTGTTAGATCACCATACCTACAGCTGGCAGCCGGCGGAGCCGTGGTTAACACGGCTGCGCGAGGCGCATATTCCGCTGGTGATTTGTACCAGCAAAACCTCAGCGGAGATCATTCCGCTGCAGCAGCAGCTTGGTTTTCCCGGCGCACCCTTTATCGCCGAGAACGGCGCGCTGGTGCAGCTTGAAAATGCGCAGGGTGAAATGGTGCGTCACCACGCCGGCAAAGACTACAGCGAAATTTGCCACTGTCTGCGCCGTCTGCAGCAGCAGCACCATTTCCGCTTTACCGGCTTTATCGATTTTACTGAAAAAGAGCTGGCGGATATCACCGGCCTGCCGCCCGCCGGCGCCGCGCTGGCGCGCATGCGCGAGGCGTCGGAAACCCTGGTATGGCGCGACAGCGATGAGCAGCTTGCCCTGTTCCGCCAGGCGCTGGAGCAGGAATCACTGATGCTAGTGCAGGGCGGCCGCTTCTGGCACGTAATGCCGAAAGGCAGCGGTAAAGGCGAAGCGCTGCGCTGGCTGCTGCAGAATATGACCACCTCAGGAGGGAAGCGCTTTATTACCGTCGGGCTGGGCGACGGCCCTAACGACGCGCCGATGCTGGACAGCGTCGATTACGCCGTAGTGATCAAGGGATACAGCAAGAACCCGGTGGAGCTGACGCGCCAGGATGAGCGTCACGTCTATCAAACCATGGAATATGGCCCCGCTGGCTGGTGCGAAGGCCTCGACTATTTTATCTCACAGGAATGA
- a CDS encoding glycosyl transferase translates to MSDFFQNGVITNFHNLTGRPTEALESEMVQFARKRKMGLILPSLFSELEGPALSHIVDELAKVPYLEEIVIGLDRADRDQFLFARDFFSRLPQRHRILWNDGPRLKALDAELDKEGLSPTQPGKGRNVWFCTGYTLASDRSSCVALHDCDIVTYERGMLARLLYPLANPAFEYEFCKGFYARVANNKLNGRVGRLLVGPLLRSLQQVYGHSDYLDYLTSFRYPLSGEFAMRTHVLNGIKIPGDWGLEIGVLSEIYRNYTTRQTCQVEIAHNYDHKHQPLSEEDGTGGLRRMSNDIVQSLMRKLATMGVNLTSDSFRVLKATYYRNALDMMEIYSHEASMNGLHFDQHSEEAAVEMFTQAILDAGQAFMERPNDKPFIPSWSRVQSAFPDILQRIYQAVEEDNQGNV, encoded by the coding sequence ATGAGTGATTTTTTCCAGAACGGTGTCATAACGAATTTTCATAACCTGACCGGCCGCCCGACCGAGGCGCTGGAAAGTGAAATGGTGCAGTTTGCGCGTAAGCGCAAGATGGGATTGATTCTGCCGTCGCTGTTTTCCGAGCTGGAAGGTCCGGCGCTGAGCCATATTGTCGATGAGCTGGCGAAGGTGCCCTACCTGGAGGAAATTGTTATCGGGCTCGATCGCGCCGATCGCGATCAGTTTCTTTTCGCACGCGATTTCTTTTCGCGCCTGCCGCAGCGCCACCGCATTTTGTGGAACGACGGACCACGCCTGAAGGCGTTGGATGCGGAGCTGGATAAAGAGGGGCTGTCGCCAACCCAGCCGGGCAAAGGCCGCAACGTCTGGTTCTGCACCGGCTACACGCTCGCCTCCGATCGCAGCAGCTGCGTTGCGCTGCACGACTGCGATATCGTTACCTATGAGCGCGGCATGCTGGCGCGCCTGCTCTACCCGCTGGCGAACCCGGCGTTTGAGTATGAGTTCTGCAAAGGCTTCTATGCCCGCGTGGCGAACAACAAGCTCAACGGCCGCGTCGGCCGCCTGCTGGTGGGGCCGCTGCTGCGCTCGCTGCAGCAGGTCTATGGCCATTCAGACTATCTCGACTACCTGACCAGCTTCCGCTATCCGCTCTCGGGCGAATTTGCCATGCGCACCCATGTGCTGAACGGCATTAAAATCCCCGGCGACTGGGGACTGGAAATCGGCGTGCTGTCAGAAATTTACCGCAACTACACCACGCGGCAGACCTGCCAGGTGGAGATCGCCCACAACTACGATCACAAACATCAGCCGCTATCAGAAGAGGATGGCACCGGCGGCCTGCGCCGCATGAGTAACGATATCGTGCAGTCGCTGATGCGCAAGCTGGCGACCATGGGCGTAAACCTGACCAGCGATTCGTTCCGCGTGCTGAAAGCGACCTACTACCGCAACGCGCTCGATATGATGGAGATTTACAGCCACGAAGCGAGTATGAACGGGCTGCATTTCGATCAGCACAGCGAAGAGGCGGCGGTCGAGATGTTTACCCAGGCGATCCTCGACGCCGGACAGGCGTTTATGGAAAGACCTAACGACAAACCCTTTATCCCCAGCTGGAGCCGCGTCCAGTCCGCTTTCCCCGATATTTTGCAGCGTATCTATCAGGCGGTGGAAGAGGATAACCAAGGCAACGTCTAA
- the dgcQ gene encoding cellulose biosynthesis regulator diguanylate cyclase DgcQ — protein sequence MLNHALLRRRGSDRHPHAIVHVCFIVVLLFSSALTWREAVVLKRTYEAERQGRVSAIANNLERQFQSSLDKMLFYRRILQYALVNPLESDNSRRAIRLFSQLRRKTSWSLNVNTQRNMPLSGISDHELSAYGLLDRSDWARLQKEVGAALEFSFILQFTEPEKDFERRLWYLSRAGFFVSSFPPSSNQQALDNYRIMAQRSYFTEMTPESNPLRRLRWTQVYQGGLNEGAMVTVSVPVDGEDYWYGVLAMDFASDRVHAYLQQALPSGRQGAVLLLDRAMNTLAASDNFPYKQGHDLSVQERELLRQQTARADKGQLRLGARFVSWRRMNDFDGVLLSIQTWKESIQGEVGRVSLVLLFTWLLFTLLLLVAWYTIHRLIDRLLGLQHQLYQRASHDPLTQLLNRGAFFERARPLSALCERHQQPLALIQLDIDYFKRVNDSWGHHAGDQALRHTARIIEQQLRESDLCGRIGGEEFCLLLPETGHEDACGVAERIRAALAAEKVAIDDRLTLQITASFGVASSSEQGTWTIESLQSAADRRLYLAKQGGRNRVCWQG from the coding sequence GTGTTGAATCATGCGTTGCTTCGCCGTCGGGGATCGGACCGGCACCCGCACGCTATCGTTCATGTTTGCTTTATTGTCGTGCTGCTTTTCTCTTCCGCCCTGACCTGGCGCGAGGCGGTGGTATTGAAAAGAACCTATGAAGCCGAGCGTCAGGGGAGAGTTTCCGCCATCGCCAATAATCTGGAGCGGCAGTTTCAGTCCAGCCTCGATAAGATGCTGTTCTATCGCCGCATCCTGCAGTATGCGCTGGTCAATCCGCTGGAGTCCGACAACAGCCGCCGCGCCATCCGGCTGTTTAGCCAGCTGCGTCGCAAGACGAGCTGGAGCCTGAACGTCAATACACAACGTAATATGCCGCTGAGCGGCATTTCCGATCACGAGCTGAGCGCTTACGGGCTGCTCGACCGCAGCGACTGGGCGCGCCTGCAGAAAGAAGTCGGCGCGGCGCTGGAGTTCAGCTTTATTTTGCAGTTTACCGAACCGGAAAAAGATTTTGAGCGGCGGCTTTGGTATCTCTCACGCGCCGGGTTTTTCGTTAGCTCTTTTCCACCCAGCAGCAACCAGCAGGCGCTGGACAACTACCGCATTATGGCGCAGCGCAGCTACTTCACGGAGATGACCCCCGAAAGCAATCCGCTGCGCCGGCTGCGCTGGACCCAGGTCTATCAGGGTGGCCTGAACGAAGGCGCCATGGTGACCGTCAGCGTGCCGGTCGACGGCGAGGATTACTGGTACGGCGTGCTGGCGATGGATTTCGCCAGCGATCGCGTTCACGCCTACCTGCAACAGGCGTTGCCGTCGGGCCGGCAGGGCGCCGTTCTGCTGCTTGACCGCGCCATGAATACGCTGGCCGCCTCGGATAATTTTCCCTATAAGCAGGGGCATGATCTGAGCGTGCAGGAGAGGGAGCTGCTGCGTCAGCAGACGGCCAGGGCTGATAAAGGGCAGCTGCGCCTGGGCGCGCGCTTTGTCAGCTGGCGGCGCATGAACGATTTCGACGGCGTACTGCTTAGCATTCAGACCTGGAAAGAGAGCATTCAGGGGGAGGTAGGGCGTGTTTCGCTGGTGCTGCTGTTCACCTGGCTGCTCTTTACCCTGCTGCTGCTGGTTGCCTGGTATACCATTCATCGTCTGATCGATCGGCTCCTGGGGCTGCAGCATCAGCTCTATCAGCGCGCCAGTCACGATCCGCTGACGCAGCTACTCAACCGCGGCGCCTTTTTCGAACGAGCGCGTCCGCTTAGCGCGCTGTGCGAGCGGCATCAGCAGCCGCTGGCGCTGATCCAGCTCGATATCGACTATTTTAAACGGGTGAACGACAGCTGGGGCCATCACGCCGGGGATCAGGCGCTCAGGCACACGGCGCGAATTATTGAACAGCAGCTGCGGGAAAGCGATCTCTGCGGGCGCATCGGCGGCGAAGAGTTTTGCCTGCTGCTGCCGGAGACCGGGCATGAAGATGCGTGCGGCGTGGCGGAGCGGATACGGGCAGCGCTGGCGGCGGAAAAGGTCGCTATCGACGACCGGCTGACTTTGCAGATCACCGCATCGTTCGGCGTCGCCAGCAGTAGCGAACAGGGAACCTGGACGATTGAAAGCCTGCAATCGGCAGCCGACCGCAGGCTTTATCTGGCGAAGCAGGGCGGCCGCAACCGCGTCTGCTGGCAGGGTTAG
- a CDS encoding LexA family protein: MSEETSRQAFSARLIEACNRKGLEAHGRGVALARALAVTPRAVGKWLNGEALPRDGKIQALADYLDVSREWLQLGSTRLDNNVRSVNQAPATHCYPLISWVSAGLWSEAVEPWSRAEIDRWPATTRHVSENSFWLEVKGDSMTSPVGLSIPEGMMILVDPDIPATSGKLVVARLINANEATFKRYIEDGGRKYLKPLNPEYKMQEIHDDCRIIGVVVEAKWENLG; this comes from the coding sequence ATGTCAGAAGAAACCTCTCGTCAGGCGTTTTCCGCCAGGCTTATCGAAGCCTGCAATCGTAAAGGGCTGGAGGCGCACGGCCGCGGCGTCGCGCTGGCGCGGGCGCTGGCGGTCACGCCGCGCGCGGTGGGCAAATGGCTCAATGGCGAAGCACTGCCGCGCGACGGCAAAATTCAGGCGCTGGCCGACTATCTTGACGTCAGCCGCGAGTGGCTGCAGCTCGGTTCGACCCGGCTGGATAACAACGTACGCAGCGTCAACCAGGCGCCCGCCACGCACTGCTATCCGCTGATTAGCTGGGTGAGCGCCGGGCTTTGGAGCGAGGCGGTCGAACCCTGGTCGCGCGCCGAGATCGATCGCTGGCCCGCCACCACGCGCCATGTCAGCGAAAACAGCTTCTGGCTGGAGGTCAAAGGTGATTCGATGACCTCGCCCGTCGGGCTGAGCATTCCGGAAGGGATGATGATTCTGGTCGATCCCGATATCCCCGCCACATCAGGAAAGCTGGTGGTTGCCCGCCTGATTAATGCCAACGAGGCAACCTTTAAGCGCTATATCGAAGATGGCGGGCGCAAATACCTTAAGCCGTTAAATCCTGAATATAAAATGCAGGAAATCCACGATGACTGCCGCATCATCGGCGTTGTGGTGGAAGCCAAATGGGAAAATTTAGGTTAA
- a CDS encoding YodC family protein yields the protein MFISVSDEVKHIEGGQTMIVTGIASGMVECRWYDGYSVRREAFREDELSPVALDRQLAS from the coding sequence ATGTTTATCAGCGTCAGCGATGAAGTGAAGCATATCGAGGGTGGTCAAACCATGATCGTCACCGGCATCGCCAGCGGAATGGTGGAGTGTCGCTGGTACGACGGCTACAGCGTGCGTCGTGAAGCGTTCCGCGAAGATGAACTTTCCCCGGTCGCTCTCGACCGCCAGCTCGCCAGCTAA
- a CDS encoding DUF808 domain-containing protein: MAGSSLLTLLDDIATLLDDISVMGKVAAKKTAGVLGDDLSLNAQQVTGVKANRELPVVWGVAKGSFLNKLILVPLALVISAFAPWAITPLLMLGGAYLCYEGVEKVMHSLHHDKNAESPEARQLRLKKLVEQDPVGYEKKKIKGAVRTDFILSAEIVAITLGIVSDAPLLNQVIILAGIAILVTIGVYGIVAGIVKLDDLGYWLSEKASAVARGIGKVLLVAAPWLMKILSVVGTLAMFLVGGGIVVHGIPALHHAITHFSAGFAGFIATLLENGANLVIGFIIGSIVLLVVNLIAKLRA; encoded by the coding sequence TTGGCTGGAAGTAGCTTACTGACATTGCTTGATGATATCGCGACATTGCTGGATGACATTTCTGTCATGGGCAAGGTCGCTGCAAAGAAAACCGCCGGCGTATTGGGCGACGATCTGTCGCTGAATGCGCAGCAGGTCACCGGCGTAAAGGCCAACCGCGAACTGCCGGTTGTCTGGGGCGTTGCGAAAGGGTCGTTTTTAAATAAGCTGATTCTGGTGCCGCTGGCGCTGGTGATCAGCGCTTTCGCCCCCTGGGCGATCACGCCGCTGCTGATGCTGGGCGGCGCCTATCTCTGCTATGAGGGCGTGGAGAAGGTGATGCACAGCCTGCATCACGATAAAAACGCCGAATCGCCGGAGGCGCGTCAGCTGCGGCTGAAGAAGCTGGTGGAGCAAGATCCGGTCGGCTACGAGAAGAAGAAAATCAAAGGCGCGGTGCGCACCGATTTTATTCTGTCGGCGGAGATTGTTGCTATCACGCTCGGCATCGTCTCCGACGCGCCGCTGCTGAACCAGGTGATTATTCTGGCCGGCATCGCCATTCTGGTAACCATCGGCGTTTACGGCATTGTGGCGGGTATCGTTAAGCTGGATGACCTGGGCTACTGGCTGAGCGAGAAAGCATCCGCCGTGGCGCGCGGCATCGGCAAAGTGCTGTTGGTGGCGGCGCCCTGGTTGATGAAGATCCTGTCGGTGGTCGGCACGCTGGCGATGTTTCTGGTGGGCGGCGGCATTGTGGTGCATGGCATTCCGGCACTGCATCACGCCATCACCCATTTTAGCGCCGGTTTCGCCGGCTTTATCGCTACGCTGCTGGAAAACGGCGCCAACCTGGTGATCGGCTTTATCATTGGGTCGATCGTGCTGTTGGTGGTAAATCTGATTGCGAAGCTGCGCGCTTAA
- the yedA gene encoding drug/metabolite exporter YedA, translating to MSRSAASPLPLALALFTLYIVWGSTYFAIRLGVESWPPMMLAGLRFSLAGLILLAFLRWRGQPLPNARAALNACLIGLLLLAVGNGLVTLAEHQQVPSGLAAVMVATVPLFAMCFSRLFGIRTRKIEWLGILVGLAGIVLLNSGGHLAGNPQGAILVLIAALSWAFGSVLGSRIVLPQGAMAGAIEMLAAGAALLLTSALSGERLSALPDLQGFLALSYLMLFGSIIAINAYMYLIRNVSPAIATSYAYVNPTVAVLLGTSFGGETLSAREWLALAVIIFAVVLVTLGKTLFPDRRGV from the coding sequence ATGTCGCGTTCCGCTGCCTCGCCGCTGCCCTTAGCGCTGGCGCTGTTTACTTTATATATCGTCTGGGGCTCTACCTATTTCGCTATTCGGCTCGGCGTGGAAAGCTGGCCGCCGATGATGCTGGCGGGGCTGCGCTTTTCGCTGGCCGGACTGATCCTGCTGGCGTTTCTGCGCTGGCGCGGTCAGCCGCTGCCGAACGCCCGCGCCGCGCTCAATGCGTGCCTGATTGGCCTGCTGCTGCTGGCGGTCGGCAACGGACTGGTGACGCTGGCGGAACATCAGCAGGTGCCGTCCGGGCTGGCGGCGGTAATGGTGGCGACGGTGCCGCTGTTCGCCATGTGTTTCAGTCGGCTGTTCGGCATCCGCACGCGCAAAATCGAGTGGCTCGGCATTCTGGTCGGGCTGGCGGGCATTGTGCTGCTGAACAGCGGCGGCCATCTGGCGGGCAATCCACAGGGGGCGATTCTGGTGCTGATTGCGGCGCTCAGCTGGGCATTCGGCTCGGTGCTGGGGTCGCGCATCGTGCTGCCGCAGGGGGCGATGGCGGGCGCGATAGAGATGCTGGCGGCGGGCGCGGCGCTGCTGTTGACCAGCGCGCTGAGCGGCGAGCGCCTGAGCGCGCTGCCCGATCTGCAGGGTTTTCTGGCGCTGAGCTATCTGATGCTGTTCGGCTCGATTATCGCCATCAACGCCTATATGTATCTGATCCGTAACGTCTCGCCGGCGATCGCTACCAGCTACGCCTATGTGAACCCGACGGTGGCGGTACTGCTTGGCACCTCGTTCGGCGGCGAAACGCTCTCGGCGCGCGAATGGCTGGCACTGGCGGTGATCATTTTCGCCGTGGTGCTGGTGACGCTGGGCAAGACGCTGTTCCCCGACCGCCGCGGCGTGTAA
- a CDS encoding very short patch repair endonuclease encodes MADVHTAAVRSKNMRAIRTRDTAIEQRLGNLLTDRGFHYRVQDKNLAGRPDFVLDEQRAIIFVHGCFWHHHHCYLFKVPATRTAFWMGKIGSNVARDRRHIEQLTQQQWKVLVVWECALRGKLKLDDEAIIVRLEEWILASESNAAIDHQGMHPLTLPAEQTEPPG; translated from the coding sequence ATGGCCGATGTGCATACCGCCGCCGTGCGCAGCAAGAACATGCGCGCCATTCGCACGCGCGATACCGCCATTGAGCAGCGTCTGGGTAATCTGCTGACCGATCGCGGCTTTCACTATCGGGTACAGGATAAAAATCTGGCGGGACGGCCCGATTTTGTGCTGGATGAACAGCGGGCGATCATTTTCGTCCACGGCTGTTTCTGGCATCACCATCACTGCTATTTGTTTAAGGTACCCGCCACCCGCACCGCCTTTTGGATGGGTAAGATCGGCAGTAATGTGGCGCGCGATCGACGCCATATCGAGCAGCTGACGCAGCAGCAGTGGAAAGTATTGGTAGTGTGGGAGTGCGCACTGCGCGGCAAGCTAAAGCTGGATGACGAGGCGATCATCGTCCGGCTGGAAGAGTGGATTCTGGCGAGCGAGAGTAACGCCGCCATCGATCACCAGGGTATGCATCCGCTTACGCTGCCGGCGGAACAGACCGAGCCGCCAGGCTGA
- a CDS encoding helix-turn-helix domain-containing protein, whose protein sequence is MRDYCYAHLGQPLSLQTLATLCGLSRFQFLRRFQQHTGMTPHAWLKRLRLEQACRLLSRPEYSVAQVAAEVGFYDQSHFSRAFRQAFAVAPSAW, encoded by the coding sequence GTGCGTGATTACTGCTATGCGCATCTCGGCCAACCGCTCTCGCTGCAGACGCTGGCGACGCTGTGCGGCCTGAGCCGTTTTCAGTTTCTTCGTCGCTTTCAGCAGCATACCGGCATGACGCCGCACGCCTGGCTGAAACGGTTACGGCTGGAACAGGCGTGCCGCCTGCTGAGCCGGCCCGAATACAGCGTGGCGCAGGTGGCGGCGGAGGTGGGTTTCTACGATCAAAGCCACTTCAGCCGCGCCTTTCGTCAGGCGTTCGCCGTCGCCCCTTCCGCCTGGTAA
- a CDS encoding AraC family ligand binding domain-containing protein, with amino-acid sequence MDRRGGEQAIMGAQEKPQERVSYYHPQALPGMVLGEAHLTHSDFAPHFHLDYHIGLIADGVQRQDFSGRSDLLTRGRIAIMPPGEVHTGTREGDGGYTLRTFRLAPALLQTLAQEITDAPQRFECGPAIVDAPLLSRQLWHLHAGAAAYQERFDAAALLLLAPLVIQQGALRPMPVSGGLGCRGVNFSGCVITAMRISANRSRCRRWRRCAA; translated from the coding sequence ATGGATCGCCGAGGCGGTGAGCAAGCGATAATGGGCGCGCAGGAGAAGCCGCAGGAGCGCGTCAGCTATTATCATCCACAGGCGTTGCCCGGCATGGTGCTGGGCGAAGCGCATTTGACCCATTCCGATTTCGCCCCCCATTTTCATCTTGATTACCATATTGGCCTGATCGCCGACGGCGTGCAGCGGCAGGATTTTAGCGGCCGCTCCGATCTGCTGACGCGCGGGCGCATCGCCATCATGCCACCCGGCGAAGTGCATACCGGCACGCGCGAAGGGGATGGCGGCTATACGCTGAGAACCTTTCGCCTTGCGCCGGCGCTGCTGCAAACCCTGGCGCAGGAGATTACCGACGCACCGCAGCGCTTTGAGTGCGGCCCGGCAATTGTCGATGCGCCGTTGCTGAGCCGGCAGCTGTGGCATCTGCACGCCGGGGCGGCCGCGTATCAGGAGCGTTTCGATGCCGCCGCGCTGCTGCTGCTGGCGCCGCTGGTGATTCAGCAGGGCGCGCTGCGGCCAATGCCGGTTAGCGGCGGGCTGGGCTGTCGCGGCGTGAATTTCAGCGGGTGCGTGATTACTGCTATGCGCATCTCGGCCAACCGCTCTCGCTGCAGACGCTGGCGACGCTGTGCGGCCTGA
- a CDS encoding DNA cytosine methyltransferase → MSEFDEVAPPLAQQAQADAQRKHIEDRQLLQKVLAVYDRKTVAAELCRSRQYEWTRESLSRWQTGQGRQRLLTDEERALLQHMLPTPPAHHPDYAFRFIDLFAGIGGIRSGFEAIGGQCVFTSEWNKHAVRTYKANWYCDEQQHRFNQDIRDVTLSQRADIDEQTAWRHIDQSVPDHDVLLAGFPCQPFSLAGVSKKNALGRAHGFACEAQGTLFFDVARIIAAKKPAIFVLENVKNLKSHDKGNTFRIIMQTLDELGYDVADADAAGPDPKIIDGQHFLPQHRERIVLVGFRRELGLKPGFTLRDISRFWPQRRRTLAELLEPQVDAKYILTPTLWKYLYNYARKHQARGNGFGYGLFDPASTHGVVRTLSARYYKDGSEILIDRGWDRALGEANFDHPDNQQRRPRRLTPRECARLMGFETPEGRPFRIPVSDTQAYRQFGNSVIVPVFAAVAQLLRPWIAEAVSKR, encoded by the coding sequence ATGAGCGAATTTGACGAAGTGGCACCGCCGCTGGCGCAACAGGCGCAGGCAGATGCGCAGCGGAAGCACATCGAAGACAGGCAGCTGCTGCAAAAAGTGCTGGCGGTTTACGATCGGAAAACCGTGGCGGCCGAATTGTGTCGGTCGCGCCAGTATGAATGGACGCGCGAATCGCTCAGCCGCTGGCAAACCGGCCAGGGGCGTCAGCGCCTGTTGACCGACGAGGAGAGGGCGCTGCTACAGCACATGCTGCCCACGCCGCCTGCGCACCATCCCGACTACGCCTTTCGCTTTATCGATCTTTTCGCCGGCATCGGCGGCATTCGCAGCGGCTTTGAGGCTATCGGCGGTCAGTGCGTGTTTACCAGCGAATGGAACAAACATGCGGTGCGTACCTATAAGGCCAACTGGTACTGCGACGAACAGCAGCACCGCTTTAATCAGGATATCCGCGACGTCACTCTAAGCCAGCGCGCCGATATCGATGAGCAAACCGCCTGGCGACATATCGATCAGAGCGTGCCGGATCATGATGTGCTGCTGGCGGGCTTTCCCTGCCAGCCTTTTTCGCTGGCGGGGGTTTCTAAAAAAAATGCGCTGGGCCGCGCGCACGGTTTCGCCTGTGAGGCGCAGGGCACGCTCTTTTTCGATGTGGCGCGTATTATCGCCGCCAAGAAGCCGGCCATCTTCGTGCTGGAGAACGTGAAGAACCTGAAAAGCCACGATAAGGGCAACACCTTCCGCATCATTATGCAGACGCTGGACGAGCTGGGCTATGACGTGGCGGACGCCGATGCCGCCGGGCCGGATCCGAAAATCATCGATGGTCAGCATTTTCTGCCGCAGCACCGCGAGCGCATCGTGCTGGTGGGCTTCCGCCGCGAGCTGGGGCTAAAGCCGGGCTTTACCCTGCGCGATATCTCCCGCTTCTGGCCGCAGCGTCGCCGTACGCTGGCGGAGCTGCTGGAGCCGCAGGTTGACGCGAAATATATCCTGACGCCGACGCTCTGGAAGTATCTCTATAACTATGCGCGCAAACATCAGGCGCGTGGCAACGGCTTCGGCTATGGCCTGTTCGATCCTGCCAGCACGCACGGTGTGGTGCGCACGCTGTCAGCGCGCTACTACAAAGACGGTTCGGAGATCCTGATCGACCGCGGCTGGGATCGCGCCCTTGGCGAAGCCAATTTCGACCATCCCGATAACCAGCAGCGGCGTCCGCGGAGGCTGACGCCGCGCGAATGTGCCCGGCTGATGGGATTTGAGACGCCGGAAGGGCGGCCGTTCCGCATTCCGGTCTCCGACACCCAGGCCTATCGCCAGTTCGGCAACTCGGTCATCGTGCCGGTGTTCGCCGCCGTGGCGCAGCTGCTGCGGCCATGGATCGCCGAGGCGGTGAGCAAGCGATAA
- a CDS encoding epoxyqueuosine reductase QueH, giving the protein MSETDRPLLSLPGGADKLLLHSCCAPCSGEVMEALHASGIDYTIFFYNPNIHPQKEYLLRKEENIRFAEQHGVPFVDADYDTDNWFERAKGMEWEPERGVRCTMCFDMRFERTALYAWEHGFPVISSSLGISRWKNMQQINDCGQRAAAPYEGMTYWDYNWRKKGGSARMIEISKRERFYQQEYCGCVYSLRDSNLHRKSQGRPLIKLGVLYYGDEEK; this is encoded by the coding sequence ATGAGCGAAACTGACCGCCCGTTGCTGTCGCTGCCCGGCGGCGCCGATAAACTGCTGTTGCATTCCTGCTGCGCCCCCTGCTCCGGGGAGGTGATGGAAGCGCTACACGCCTCCGGCATCGACTACACCATTTTCTTTTACAACCCCAATATCCATCCGCAGAAAGAGTATCTGCTGCGCAAAGAGGAGAATATCCGCTTTGCCGAGCAGCATGGCGTTCCCTTTGTCGACGCCGATTACGATACCGACAACTGGTTCGAACGTGCCAAAGGCATGGAGTGGGAGCCGGAGCGCGGTGTGCGCTGCACCATGTGCTTCGATATGCGCTTTGAGCGTACCGCGCTTTACGCCTGGGAGCATGGCTTCCCGGTGATCTCCAGCTCGCTGGGCATTTCGCGCTGGAAGAATATGCAGCAGATCAACGACTGCGGCCAGCGCGCGGCGGCGCCTTATGAAGGCATGACTTACTGGGACTACAACTGGCGCAAAAAAGGCGGCTCGGCGCGCATGATTGAGATCAGCAAACGCGAGCGCTTCTACCAGCAGGAGTATTGCGGCTGCGTCTACTCGCTGCGCGACAGCAACCTGCACCGCAAATCCCAGGGCCGTCCATTAATTAAGCTGGGCGTGCTTTAT